A single genomic interval of Amycolatopsis albispora harbors:
- a CDS encoding YgfZ/GcvT domain-containing protein, producing MPYSSPLLELPRAVAPPDHHPEAGVPWHWGDPFAEQRTAARSVAVVDRSHREVISVSGPERLSWLHLVISQHVTELPPDSGTEALVLDTHGRVESHMVLAHTAETVHLDTDPGAVATSALPKGGQQPLIGYLEAMKFWSQVDIRDTTADHALLTLLGPETGKILDALGISLGEAPYSVASFEGGFARRMPWPARNSVDLAVPRADLAAWWTRITDAGARPAGSWTYDALRVESLHARVGVDTDERTIPHEVNWIGSAAHVAKGCYRGQETVSKVHNVGRPPRQMVLLHLDGSPEITPETGDPVLLGEKTVGRVGSVIQHHELGPIALALLKRSAPTTEELLAGAGDRRIQATVDPDSVPAEKAAPGREAAARLRG from the coding sequence ATGCCCTACAGCTCACCCTTGCTCGAACTTCCGCGTGCGGTCGCGCCGCCGGACCACCACCCGGAGGCGGGCGTGCCTTGGCACTGGGGTGATCCGTTCGCCGAGCAGCGCACCGCGGCCCGCTCGGTGGCCGTGGTGGACCGGTCGCACCGCGAGGTCATCAGCGTCAGCGGGCCGGAGCGGCTGTCGTGGCTGCACCTGGTGATTTCCCAGCACGTGACCGAGCTGCCGCCGGACAGCGGGACCGAGGCGCTGGTGCTGGACACCCACGGCCGCGTCGAGTCGCACATGGTGCTCGCCCACACGGCCGAAACCGTGCACCTGGACACCGATCCGGGCGCGGTGGCCACCAGCGCGCTGCCCAAGGGCGGGCAGCAGCCGCTGATCGGCTACCTGGAGGCGATGAAGTTCTGGTCCCAAGTGGACATTCGCGACACCACCGCCGACCACGCGCTGCTCACCCTGCTCGGCCCGGAAACCGGCAAGATCCTGGACGCGCTGGGCATTTCGCTCGGCGAGGCGCCGTACAGCGTCGCTTCCTTCGAGGGCGGGTTCGCGCGGCGCATGCCGTGGCCCGCCCGCAACAGCGTCGATCTCGCCGTGCCGCGAGCCGACCTCGCCGCCTGGTGGACGCGCATCACCGACGCGGGCGCGCGGCCCGCGGGCTCCTGGACCTACGACGCGCTGCGTGTCGAATCGCTGCACGCGCGCGTCGGCGTGGACACCGACGAGCGCACGATTCCGCACGAGGTCAACTGGATCGGCTCCGCCGCGCACGTGGCGAAGGGCTGCTACCGCGGCCAGGAGACGGTCTCGAAGGTGCACAACGTCGGCCGCCCGCCACGCCAGATGGTGCTGCTGCACCTGGACGGCTCGCCCGAGATCACCCCCGAAACGGGTGACCCGGTCCTGCTCGGTGAGAAGACCGTCGGCCGGGTGGGCAGCGTGATCCAGCACCACGAACTCGGCCCGATCGCGCTCGCCCTGCTCAAGCGGTCCGCGCCGACCACCGAAGAGCTGCTGGCGGGAGCCGGGGA
- a CDS encoding aminodeoxychorismate lyase, which yields MRVLAFLDGTLAEPGAPHIQVADLGLLRGDGVFETILVAGGEPRELGPHLDRLARSASMLDLPEPDAAAWERAVRLVIDNWPGDGEIAVKLVYTRGLEGDPKAAPTAFALGLEIDPKVLRARAEGVAAVTLDRGIDPGLAERAPWLLLGAKSLSYGVNMAALREADRRGASDVIFTATDGSVLEGPTATVVLVRGRTLYTPPANVGILPGTTQAAVYRGAERAGFTAKIESLTVDDLHSGDGLFLASSVRKLTRVHTLDGKVLPDATALHRELSAAYEAVYA from the coding sequence ATGCGCGTGCTTGCTTTCCTGGACGGAACCCTGGCCGAACCCGGCGCCCCGCACATCCAGGTCGCCGACCTGGGTCTGCTCCGCGGTGACGGGGTGTTCGAGACGATCCTGGTGGCCGGCGGTGAACCGAGGGAACTCGGGCCGCACCTCGACCGGCTGGCCCGTTCGGCGTCGATGCTCGACCTGCCCGAACCGGACGCCGCGGCCTGGGAGCGGGCCGTGCGGCTGGTCATCGACAACTGGCCCGGCGACGGCGAAATCGCGGTGAAACTGGTCTACACCAGGGGATTGGAGGGCGATCCGAAGGCCGCCCCGACCGCGTTCGCGCTGGGCCTGGAGATCGACCCGAAGGTGTTGCGCGCGCGTGCCGAGGGCGTCGCCGCGGTGACGCTCGACCGCGGCATCGACCCGGGTCTCGCCGAGCGCGCGCCCTGGCTGCTGCTCGGCGCGAAGTCCCTGTCGTACGGAGTGAACATGGCCGCGCTGCGCGAGGCCGACCGGCGTGGCGCGTCGGATGTGATTTTCACCGCTACCGACGGATCGGTGCTCGAAGGCCCGACCGCGACCGTGGTCCTGGTGCGCGGGCGGACGCTCTACACCCCGCCCGCGAACGTCGGCATCCTGCCCGGCACCACCCAGGCGGCGGTGTACCGCGGCGCCGAGCGCGCCGGGTTCACCGCCAAGATCGAGTCGCTGACCGTGGACGACCTGCACTCGGGCGACGGGCTGTTCCTCGCCTCCTCCGTCCGCAAGCTGACCAGGGTGCACACCCTCGACGGCAAGGTGCTGCCCGACGCGACCGCCCTGCACCGGGAACTCAGCGCGGCCTACGAAGCCGTCTACGCCTGA